In Pyrus communis chromosome 15, drPyrComm1.1, whole genome shotgun sequence, the genomic stretch TACTGTGGATTATTTACCTGTGTTACTTATTTTATGAAACTCGTCAAAAGAACCAATTCTTACTCTATTTTCGCCCTCATCTCGTGTTGCTTTTCGCTTATATTCCTTTGTATAACGCCTTATGTAGTTATTCTTTCATGTATGAACTTGGATTCACTTCACATTGTTTGCAATGGtaggtttttgtttgttttttaaacaaacaatattattcacAATAAATAGATGGTGAGTGGGCTCAGCCTCAGCAACGGTTAATTTTGGAGTCGTACTCATCTTCGAAGGTTTAGGCATGAATTATACATCTGTTTTGAGGTTGGAGGGATAAACCCAATCATCGTGCACTAAATGCGATTAGGTCCCCACATGTGGTCACCCGCACTAATTTGACTTGAGGGGAACGCAACAATTTACGACAGCACCAATTACGTTGATTTCCCTGTCGTTTTTTCATTCTTCTATGTCAATTCTCCGTTGTCTTTTTCTTGGTACCATTTTTCATTCGACAAGTATAAAACTTTTTGCCCCACTTATTTGTTGTTTGTCCTTCTAATTGATTTGATATTGTATCTTCAGCAACGGATTTATAActcaattagtttttttttcttttttttgtttgtttgtttttgtgaaatgatagatttgttagattaggaaGCTAACGAAGTTTGAATCCCGTGTTGTGGTGTAAGGGCAACACTCATCTCTACCATTGTGATAGAGAGCTACTATTAACATTTGCAACTGCTTTTTTCTGTGCGGCTCCACTCTTATCCTATATCATTTGTTTCGAAAAGAGAATAATGTATAGAGCAATAATCTTCTACTTCATAAAATGTATGATTGtatttttagagtgtcaataatagctcaaaaaaaaaaaattcgtttcaTATTGAACATCTATTGTTTCACCAAGCAAATAGAATTTGAAAAAGAGTCAAATTTGGTGTTGTTGTATGTGCAATTGCATGGtgtggttttcaaaatttgtagtcgttgagagagaatttatggatcaataaaaaaatataaaacaatttAGTCAGCTTTTGAAAATCATCTAGTTTAAAATGGATAAAGAGAACCGGAGGttttttaaagatattttttatcGATTTTTTGTCACTTCATATTTTTGATATAATATTGATACGATGATTGATTAATAACTATGAAAGAATAGAAAGTTtataaaaaatctcatttgtaAGAAAGTGTTCTTAACATTTCACatgaataaaattaatattgattatttttttgaacCGAAGTACCAAAGTGGCCAAAATAGAAGAATTAACCCGTCAAGATTTAGTCAAATTTTATATTGTGTACTtaatttacttttaattaaacaaTTATAAGTCCTTAGGACAGATTTGGTGGACATTTTATGGACACGAAGGCTGCGTCTTTAGTGTTTCCTCGTAATTGGTTGAATGTTAGGTGTGCGGTTTCAACTTGGACATGGATGAGTGTGCTGTTCATCTAACATTCAACTTGGATAtgtttttattctaaaaattgACTTAATTAACAACTGGTATTGATAGAAGTGCGTGATAACTATTTTGAAtaactaataataattttttttttttttgtaattctaCTTGCGGGTCAATCATTTCATCGAAGACTTACATACAAGAGGGACCTGTGGTATTTCAACCAATTAGACACTGTCATGTTTTATTGAGATAAACTCAAACATACTGTGAGTcggattttgtttttattgttggAGAATAGAGCCTTACATAGAAATACAACAAAATAATTGGGAATTCCACACCTAATGTCACCAATGTCTTCTGTGATACCAGTGATGTAGGTGGTGGATCATGTTGATCTTAAAATGTTTGACACCTACGATGAAATCACAAATCAATCACGCACTGTCACGTTAAAATGTCAACTAAATTGAGGACCACCACAATTTgtaagtttctctccattttatGACATGTGAGTTGGGAATATTGCCCAACCCTTCCCACATGCACATCCTCCAGACAGTCACCAAACCCCATCCCAGCAACTCTCCTTCAAGGGCTTCAACCCCCATGGCTTTTGCTCAAGAAGAATGAAAGGTTGAATATTATATAATTGTTGTTTGTCCTGAGATATATATGTAATTGCTAAGTAGCTAGAAGTAAATGTGGGTCTGGTAAATAGTACCGCTGACTGAGAGAAAAATGGTAGGCAGTGCAAGGCTTTGCTTGCACAACTCCATGAGAGCTTTGAATTTATTTGTCAACGTTTGTGGAGTTGGAGTCATCATCTACTCCCTTTGGCTCATCAAGAAATGGCAAGTTGGAGTCTCTGAGCTCCCTCCCGTCTCGGTTGTCCCAAAGCCATGGTAAAAAAGTTCATATTTCTGCTCTTTATCTTTCTATGGTACTGCGTTTATCCTCGCATCCGAGGTTCTCTGTTCAAATCTCTCGTTCTTGAATATCGCTTGTATCGAAGAAAACGAAAAGCGTTTTTGTTATATCGTGTGATGGACTGATAGGCAGAGGCAATCTGCggttttttctttaattttgttatatttttcttttgttagaaAATCATCGGTTGCAATTTTGTTTGACAGGTTTATCTATACATGTTTAGGTATAGGAATTGCTGTCTGCCTGAGCACCCTTTGCggtcatatggttgccaattcCATCAGCAGTTTTACTCTCTTCATTGTATCCTTTCTGGTGATTACaacttttctattaattttcggCTTCAAATCTTTGTTATAATGTCCAAAAAAAGCTTGGCCGGTGATTTTCGCACTCATTTTAACCTCCTGCGCTCCTCCCTTCGAGTGCAAAATGAGTGTCAGAATCGCAATCCAAAAGTTTCCGTCCTTTTTTCTTGAACTTTTTACCAGGTTTAGCAAtaccaataatttttttagaagcCTATGCTCTTTGCAATTTGAATCTAGTTTATGAATGTTTACACAAATTTCATCGATCCGGTTTGTCCTTAACCAGTTCTAATTAGTACATAATCTCCATCTTCTGTCTTCTTTGCCTCGAAGTTGGAGTGATTATCAACATTTTCTATAGGATGAACTGGGAAGTGGTATGCCTTCCTGCACTTGTGATTTTTATGTGGTGCATTCAGTCATTAACTTAAAATCACTTTTTAAAGAAGCTGCTTTTTTGACAGCAATTTGCAGAGTACATTGATGAGGATCACACCGTGTTCAAAAATTTCTTGACGTTTCATCTAAACGTGTGCCGCCTCATTGTAATTATCATCTTGATACCACaggtaccaaaaaaaaaaaaaaaaaaaaaaaaccctctctTTTTACTCAACTTCGAAAATTGTCTGAATCGTTATATCAGCATAACTCTATTGACCTAACGGTTTAGACAATGTTGGTAGGACAAAATTTCCCATGACTCTTAGCTAACGCAAGTTCATTTTGCAGATCAAAGCTATTGTGCTAGCGATCATTCTTTGGGCCATTGGTTCCGAGCCGAGGGCGGATCAATGCAACTATTCTGATGTCACAAACTTCAGATATTCGTTTCTGGCAGCGCCTACACAATCTTTACTAGATATATGGCGACATGGATTCCGAAACTATGAAGTTTCGTCAAGAGAATTTGAAAACCCGCCACGCCCGAGTTTTGTTTCAAATGTACAGAGATTTTTCAGAATGCATTTTCACAGAAGAGTCACTCTTAGTTAGGGAAGAAGTATATAAgttttgggtttagggttcccctgcatttttgttattttggtgAAAGGGGAAGTTTGGGAGAGGTTGAAAAGTAGCATAGGAGATAGAATGAAATGGATTAATTTTACAGAAACTAGTAATTCTCTCCAAAATTAATTACTTGAAAAGCATTTGTTTACATCGTTCATTTGTTTACTTTCTGTTGATGTCTCTGTCGTGTTGAGAGAGGAACTGTGTTTTAGGGTTTGATTTGAAAAGATAagaattgtctgccctcctattTTTCGTGCCatttctgttttgtgtggtcaagccacgtcaatattatatatatatatatatatatatatatattataaagataataagacaaaaatgaatagtaatataaaatgttgacgttaCTTAACCGTGACTACACAAACAGGAAGCCACGGAAAGTGAGagagcagacaatccttgtccgaTTTGAAATCCAAGGGTCTGAACAAATTGGGTGAAGTAGCATATTTATTTTCACGTGTTGGTATGTATGCCGCATCTTCTAAAAAAGcattttttagccaaaatgctCTTTAAGATTTGCGTAACTCTTTACTTTGattcctgagatttgaaatcaatagaagtggtttaTGAGTTTGTctactatcaatcattttggttcttcctagaaaaatttccattaaataaagataaaataacaaaaatactctcaatttttatcaaatcttTTTGGCCTATTGTCTATTAGATTGAggttatttttgttatttggtctttatttaatataatttttcaagTAAGGagcaaaatgattgatggtggacaaacttaggGATTACatatattgatttcaaatatcaggaaccaaagtgatgagttacACAAATCTCAAGAACTATTTGGTTAAAAAGCCTCtgaaaaatattattgttaagGCTGTGAACGAAGGACCCGGCTTCTCTGCCCTCTCAGTTCTCATACACTCTCATCCTCTCCTATTTTGTAcgatcacggttaaaccacgccaacattttatattaattttttataaagataataaaatatatatatatatatataatattaatgtgatttaatcatgaccgcataaataaaaaaaagataagaatGTATGAAAACTAAGAACGCAGAGAAGCCAGGTCCGTGAACGAATGGGTTGACGCCTCTCATATAGTGCACCAGTGGACCTATAGCGCAATTGTCTCTAGCTTGGGACCCGCCTCCTGCAAGGAAGGCGAAGCTTAATGTGGATTGCTCTCGGCTCAGCACAGCTGGGAATATAGGTGTTGGGGGAGTATTACGAGATAACAGTGGTGATTGGCTTGGGTCTTCGATCAGCTTGGGCAAAGGGCAATTGGTTGAAGCTGAAATTTGGGGGCTTTATTTTAGTCTATAACAGTAAACAAAAGTATTTCAACTCTTTGTGTGGAGATGGACTCAGCTATagtggttaatttaattaaaactataACTAATACTAGTTTTTATCTTCTTACCAACATTATTGATCAACACAAACAATTTACGGTATGGATGGTGGATTGCTAGTTGGTTCTTGTCTATTGGGAGAAGAACATTGTGGTGAATGGCTTTGCCAATTGGAGTTATAATATGAATCTTGGGTATCATCATTTTGAGAATCCACTTGAATGAATTGAACTCATTTATTTGATAACATGGTCGGAGTCTCTACAATTCGAACTGTTTGTAAGAATTTGTTGAGTTAGTTTTGGGTTGTTCTACCCCCTTATGTTACAATTGTTTTTTAGTACAAGCAATATTCTATACTAAAGTTACATTATGGAAAAGGGAGAGGGTTTTAACCTCAAACGCAGTGGGTTAAAGAAAAATATCCTAACCACCATAATAATCCACTACTTGtattgaaaaagaaatttaaacaTATCAAAATGACGTGCATGAGTAGACACATTTAATTACTTGAATACAAGTCGTTTGTATCAATATCTTTGTATtaattccaaattccaaaagCTTCCTAGTCAGTCCTTGCACAAGTGAAATATGAAGACTGCATGAGCAAGCAGTCACTCAAAGCAACCATGAAACCTTCGGGGATTTGCAAATCAAAATGCCCAAGACCAAGGTCGTCTCCAATCCAAAACTCAAATTCCTGGACTCAAATCAAATGTTTGGGTCAAAAGATTGTAGCGGGTAAGAACCCATTAACTTTTTTGCCTCCAAATCCAAATGTTTGTGTGTTGTCATAAGaattttttgtataaattttgCTCACTTTCCTCGCATACAACATTAGTGACAATCAAGAGAGATCACAAATACAGCGAGTTAAAGACAAGATAAGTAGATTTTCAACACtgtgaaaatttttaaattttcaatcacGCTGCCACTTAACAttatattcttctttacttataaTAATAAATGAGAAGTCGTA encodes the following:
- the LOC137718324 gene encoding tetraspanin-19-like, producing the protein MVGSARLCLHNSMRALNLFVNVCGVGVIIYSLWLIKKWQVGVSELPPVSVVPKPWFIYTCLGIGIAVCLSTLCGHMVANSISSFTLFIYIISIFCLLCLEVGVIINIFYRMNWEVQFAEYIDEDHTVFKNFLTFHLNVCRLIVIIILIPQIKAIVLAIILWAIGSEPRADQCNYSDVTNFRYSFLAAPTQSLLDIWRHGFRNYEVSSREFENPPRPSFVSNVQRFFRMHFHRRVTLS